In Anaerolineales bacterium, the following proteins share a genomic window:
- a CDS encoding lysophospholipid acyltransferase family protein yields the protein MTIFNTPILSGIFHYVARFYMRLFGWRVNGNLPDLPKFVLIGAPHTSNWDFVLFLGVIFTLKANVKFMGKADLFRPPHGWFFYYCGGIPVDRKKSTGLVEQMVEACNRSKRFILTIAPEGTRHHVTEWKRGFYHIAKGAGIPIVTAVVDGKQKAVHIGQVFHPTDDIEADMKAITGIFEGAAGIKPRRKYITLKA from the coding sequence ATGACCATTTTCAACACTCCCATCCTCAGCGGGATTTTTCATTATGTTGCGCGATTTTACATGCGGTTATTCGGCTGGCGCGTGAATGGAAATTTGCCAGACCTGCCAAAGTTCGTGTTGATCGGCGCGCCGCACACATCGAATTGGGATTTTGTGCTGTTCCTTGGCGTGATCTTCACGCTCAAAGCCAATGTGAAGTTCATGGGCAAGGCGGATTTGTTCCGCCCGCCGCACGGCTGGTTCTTTTATTATTGTGGCGGCATTCCTGTGGATCGGAAAAAATCAACGGGGCTGGTGGAGCAGATGGTGGAGGCGTGCAACAGATCGAAACGCTTCATCCTCACCATCGCGCCCGAAGGGACGCGGCATCACGTCACCGAGTGGAAGCGCGGCTTTTATCACATCGCCAAAGGCGCGGGGATTCCCATCGTGACGGCAGTTGTGGATGGAAAGCAAAAGGCTGTCCACATCGGGCAGGTGTTTCACCCCACCGACGATATCGAAGCGGATATGAAAGCGATCACGGGGATTTTTGAAGGCGCGGCGGGGATTAAGCCAAGGCGGAAGTATATTACTTTGAAGGCTTGA
- a CDS encoding sulfotransferase domain-containing protein, with amino-acid sequence MGIIQNLRRVVRPYGKTAQAILRWKRLSFGDAPPIFGNSKPKSGSHLLLQILNGFTQIMPYKYVEAEPVRTITKDGRRKKQEEILDELTRVPRDVIGWGYVDATNENASFLTQSGRVNYFIYRDPRDMLVSQVFFATDMHEEHGMHDFYNSLPDFSERLKVAITGIDRDELKMVSVKQRYEGVFAWLATPGVFCIRFEDLINQRAATLDAMLNEVEKTGYTIPTSRAKALSVLAEAIQPRKSHTFRSGKTGGWREFFTAEHKSLFKEVGGDLVVRLGYERDNDW; translated from the coding sequence ATGGGTATTATTCAAAACCTTCGCCGCGTTGTACGTCCCTACGGCAAAACCGCCCAAGCCATTCTGCGCTGGAAGCGATTGTCGTTCGGCGACGCGCCGCCCATCTTCGGCAACTCCAAGCCCAAAAGCGGATCGCACCTGCTATTGCAGATTCTCAACGGCTTCACGCAGATCATGCCGTACAAGTATGTGGAGGCGGAGCCAGTCCGAACCATTACGAAAGACGGAAGACGAAAGAAGCAAGAAGAAATATTGGATGAATTAACCCGCGTGCCTCGCGACGTGATCGGGTGGGGCTATGTGGATGCGACAAACGAAAACGCTTCTTTCCTGACCCAAAGCGGGCGCGTGAACTACTTCATCTATCGCGACCCCCGCGACATGCTTGTCTCGCAGGTCTTCTTCGCCACCGACATGCACGAAGAACATGGGATGCACGACTTTTACAACTCGCTCCCCGATTTCAGCGAGCGGCTCAAGGTTGCCATCACTGGCATTGACCGCGACGAACTCAAAATGGTCAGCGTGAAGCAAAGATATGAAGGCGTGTTCGCATGGCTGGCGACGCCCGGCGTATTTTGCATCCGCTTTGAGGATTTGATCAACCAGCGCGCTGCCACACTCGATGCAATGTTGAATGAAGTAGAAAAGACCGGCTACACCATCCCAACGTCGCGCGCGAAGGCGTTGTCCGTTTTGGCGGAGGCGATCCAGCCGCGCAAGAGTCACACCTTCCGCTCGGGAAAGACCGGCGGCTGGCGCGAGTTTTTCACGGCGGAACATAAATCGTTGTTCAAAGAGGTCGGGGGGGATTTGGTTGTGCGGCTGGGGTATGAGAGGGATAATGATTGGTAA
- a CDS encoding N-acetylneuraminate synthase family protein, translating into MTREIKIGNRTVGDGQPAYIIAEIGINHNGDLDTTKKMIDAAVHAGADAVKFQKRTPEVATPPEQKKQMRETPWGYITYLEYRYKVEFDENQYAEIDRYCRAKKIDWMVSVWDEPSVDFMQKFDTPAYKIPSASLTDFNLIRKARATGKPLILSSGMSTMEQIQKGIEIAGEDNLLMMHCTSTYPCEPEELNLNMIKTLREKFQNIPIGYSGHEVGLIPTAIAVAFGACMVERHLTLDRAMWGSDQAASVEPAGFEKLVKYIRVTEASLGDGVKKVYDSELGSLKKLRRVVNE; encoded by the coding sequence ATGACACGTGAAATAAAAATTGGAAACCGCACGGTGGGCGACGGTCAGCCCGCCTACATCATTGCCGAGATCGGCATCAACCACAATGGCGACCTCGACACGACGAAGAAGATGATCGACGCGGCAGTCCACGCGGGCGCGGATGCGGTGAAATTCCAAAAGCGCACGCCCGAGGTCGCCACGCCGCCCGAACAAAAAAAACAGATGCGCGAAACGCCGTGGGGCTACATCACCTATCTCGAATATCGTTACAAGGTCGAGTTCGACGAAAATCAATACGCGGAGATCGACCGTTATTGCCGCGCCAAGAAAATTGATTGGATGGTTTCGGTGTGGGATGAGCCTTCGGTGGACTTTATGCAGAAGTTCGACACGCCCGCCTATAAAATCCCCTCCGCTTCGCTCACCGACTTCAACCTGATTCGCAAAGCGCGAGCGACCGGCAAGCCTCTGATTCTCTCGTCGGGCATGTCCACGATGGAACAGATCCAAAAAGGGATCGAGATCGCGGGCGAAGACAACCTCTTGATGATGCACTGCACCAGCACATATCCCTGCGAGCCTGAAGAGTTGAACTTGAACATGATCAAAACTCTTCGCGAAAAATTTCAGAACATCCCGATTGGATACTCTGGTCATGAAGTTGGGCTTATCCCAACCGCCATTGCGGTCGCGTTCGGCGCGTGCATGGTGGAACGTCACCTCACCCTCGACCGCGCCATGTGGGGCTCGGACCAAGCCGCGTCGGTGGAACCCGCAGGATTTGAGAAACTTGTCAAATACATCCGCGTCACCGAAGCCTCGTTAGGAGATGGCGTGAAGAAAGTGTACGATTCCGAATTGGGCTCGTTGAAGAAGTTGCGAAGAGTTGTGAACGAATAA
- a CDS encoding acylneuraminate cytidylyltransferase produces the protein MTHILALIPARGGSKGIPRKNIRNFAGYPLIAWSVAAAKQSKLVTRVIVSTDDEEIAAVAREFGAETPFLRPSKFAEDNTTDLPVFEHALQWLAKNENYQPEIVVQLRPTSPIRPRGLVDNAIQILQKHKDADSVRGVVVAGQNPHKMWRISGENGPMKNLLDVPGIAEPYNAPRQILPPIYWQTGHIDAIRTETILKGGSMSGGVIYPIIIDSRYTVDIDNLQDWARYEHLVSTGELDMVTPGKTRRPMPSTIKLILCDFDGVITDNRVWTDQDGRETIVASRADSMRIKQLREIGIDVMILSSEVNSVVSARAKKMGVEAVHGVGLQDKGRAMREVLAAKNVKAEEVVFVGNDWNDLPCFEIAGWAVAVADAYPEVLRAADHVLTRAGGHGAVRELSDLILKSRA, from the coding sequence ATGACCCACATCCTCGCCCTCATCCCCGCGCGCGGCGGCTCGAAGGGAATCCCGCGCAAGAATATCCGCAACTTTGCGGGCTATCCGCTCATTGCATGGAGCGTCGCCGCGGCGAAGCAATCGAAACTTGTCACACGCGTCATCGTTTCAACGGACGACGAGGAGATCGCGGCTGTGGCGCGCGAATTCGGCGCGGAGACTCCGTTCCTGCGCCCGTCCAAATTTGCCGAAGATAACACGACCGATTTGCCGGTGTTCGAACACGCGTTGCAATGGCTGGCTAAAAACGAAAACTATCAGCCCGAGATCGTTGTGCAACTCCGCCCGACCTCGCCTATCCGCCCGCGCGGGCTGGTGGACAATGCGATTCAAATTTTACAGAAACACAAAGACGCAGACAGCGTGCGCGGGGTGGTGGTTGCCGGGCAAAATCCGCACAAGATGTGGCGCATCAGCGGCGAGAACGGTCCCATGAAAAATTTGCTGGATGTGCCGGGCATCGCCGAGCCGTACAACGCGCCGCGCCAGATTCTGCCGCCGATCTACTGGCAGACCGGTCACATCGACGCGATCCGCACGGAGACGATTCTCAAAGGCGGTTCGATGAGCGGCGGAGTCATTTACCCGATCATCATTGACTCGCGCTACACCGTAGACATTGACAACCTGCAAGACTGGGCACGCTATGAACATCTCGTTTCCACCGGCGAGCTGGACATGGTCACGCCGGGCAAAACGCGCCGACCGATGCCTTCGACGATCAAATTGATTCTCTGCGACTTCGACGGCGTCATCACCGACAACCGCGTGTGGACCGACCAGGACGGACGCGAGACGATCGTCGCTTCGCGGGCAGACAGCATGCGAATCAAACAACTGCGCGAGATCGGCATTGACGTGATGATCCTCTCGTCGGAAGTGAATTCGGTCGTCAGTGCGCGCGCGAAAAAGATGGGGGTGGAGGCGGTCCACGGGGTGGGGTTGCAGGACAAAGGACGCGCGATGCGTGAAGTCCTGGCGGCGAAAAATGTCAAAGCGGAGGAAGTCGTCTTTGTGGGCAACGACTGGAACGATCTCCCGTGTTTTGAAATCGCCGGTTGGGCAGTCGCGGTCGCGGACGCGTACCCCGAAGTGCTGCGCGCCGCCGACCATGTGTTGACGCGGGCGGGCGGTCACGGCGCGGTGCGCGAGTTGAGCGATCTGATTCTGAAGTCGCGGGCATGA
- a CDS encoding SDR family oxidoreductase gives MIQDKFKLDGRVALVTGGAGLLGREFCRTLAEAGASVAALDLNAASSAGTADSLTQSGFNALALAADITQPDSVHEAVEKVLSTFGRLDILVNSAALDPKFDADALKKGITPGSFEDYPLADWNAALNVNLTGMFLMTQACVKPMLAQGKKGSVINICSTYGLNGPDQRIYIKDGQRVAYKPIYYTVTKAGVLGFTKYLAAYYAGTDIRVNALTPGGIYNDHEEYFEKNYSAKTIMGRMAKKDEMNGALLFLASDASSYMTGNNVVVDGGWTAW, from the coding sequence ATGATTCAAGATAAATTCAAACTCGATGGACGCGTTGCCCTCGTCACCGGCGGCGCGGGATTGCTCGGCAGGGAATTTTGCCGCACGCTTGCGGAAGCCGGCGCGTCGGTCGCCGCGCTGGATTTGAACGCCGCTTCTTCCGCAGGGACGGCTGACTCGCTCACCCAAAGCGGATTCAACGCCCTCGCCCTCGCCGCCGACATCACCCAGCCCGATTCGGTCCACGAGGCTGTGGAAAAAGTGTTGTCCACATTCGGGCGACTCGACATCCTCGTCAACTCCGCCGCGCTCGACCCCAAGTTCGACGCCGACGCGCTGAAGAAGGGAATCACGCCCGGCTCCTTCGAGGATTATCCGCTCGCCGATTGGAACGCCGCGCTCAACGTCAACCTGACTGGCATGTTTTTGATGACACAAGCCTGCGTCAAGCCAATGCTTGCACAAGGCAAAAAGGGAAGCGTTATCAACATCTGCTCTACCTACGGACTCAACGGTCCCGACCAACGGATTTACATCAAAGACGGTCAGCGCGTGGCGTATAAACCGATCTATTACACCGTCACCAAAGCGGGCGTGTTGGGCTTCACTAAATATCTCGCCGCGTACTACGCCGGGACGGACATCCGCGTCAACGCGCTAACTCCGGGCGGCATCTACAACGACCACGAGGAATATTTCGAGAAGAACTATTCCGCCAAAACGATCATGGGACGCATGGCGAAGAAAGACGAAATGAACGGCGCGCTGTTGTTCCTCGCCTCAGACGCCTCGTCGTACATGACCGGGAATAACGTGGTTGTGGATGGAGGCTGGACGGCGTGGTGA
- a CDS encoding phospholipid carrier-dependent glycosyltransferase: MTLHIPPRLASLLTLLLLAAFGTILVLRATPEGLGLSDDSIAYIAGARSLLAGDGYREAWLQTNGYITHFPPGFSSALTFIGWFGLDPLRGARFLNALLFGLNTALIGVLAWRMTPSLVAGLILAALFVLNGDLLQVHTVAMSEPLFIFLALLSFWMFDLYFERPPSTVGQGVAGEWWWLVACASFAGLAYLTRYAGLALAATFIVAILLLRTTWHKRLISLRIFLAGFLPWTLVWAWRNQLIAESGTNRAFVWHPITQENLQVGFRVFANFLLPVSTWFKMLAKIPGVFEAFAVLVLGAVIVWAANRSLKYLSPLTPRPSPTGKGKQGTREVVSFTVGLFIIAYIASIVASMTMFDAATKFKLRILAPVFVGLLILLVYAGMQLRAKNKNLVIALTVIFLGVSAHGQFNTVNTWAKSGLGYASFQWYDSEAMEYLRELPNDVAIFTNQPGAVYLYTGRGALSLPTGYDSARAESIPGFDEGVARMQAEINAGRAVLAIFDDGNNIADEVDALTAGLNLAHKSQGDSIYTKQP, translated from the coding sequence ATGACTCTCCACATCCCTCCGCGTCTCGCCTCTCTCTTGACCTTGCTTCTGCTTGCCGCGTTTGGAACAATTCTCGTCCTACGCGCTACGCCGGAGGGACTCGGCTTGTCCGATGATTCCATCGCATACATCGCTGGGGCGCGCAGCCTGCTGGCTGGAGACGGCTACCGCGAGGCTTGGCTGCAAACCAACGGATATATCACGCACTTCCCGCCCGGCTTTTCCTCTGCGCTGACGTTCATCGGCTGGTTCGGTCTCGACCCATTGCGAGGCGCGCGCTTTCTCAACGCGCTATTGTTCGGGTTGAACACTGCGTTGATCGGCGTGCTCGCGTGGCGCATGACTCCCTCACTTGTAGCTGGACTCATCCTCGCCGCGCTGTTCGTCTTGAACGGCGACCTGCTCCAAGTGCACACCGTCGCGATGAGCGAGCCGCTCTTCATCTTCCTTGCCTTGCTTTCGTTTTGGATGTTCGACTTGTACTTCGAGCGACCTCCATCCACAGTGGGACAAGGCGTCGCGGGAGAATGGTGGTGGCTGGTGGCATGCGCGTCATTCGCAGGGTTGGCTTACCTCACGCGGTACGCCGGTCTCGCCCTTGCCGCCACATTCATCGTCGCCATCCTCTTGTTACGCACAACGTGGCACAAACGGCTTATCAGCCTTCGCATTTTCCTCGCCGGTTTCCTCCCATGGACACTGGTATGGGCTTGGCGCAACCAGCTCATCGCCGAAAGCGGAACGAATCGCGCGTTCGTTTGGCACCCGATCACACAGGAAAATCTCCAAGTTGGTTTTCGAGTCTTTGCTAATTTTCTCCTTCCGGTTTCAACGTGGTTCAAAATGCTGGCAAAAATCCCCGGCGTGTTCGAAGCGTTCGCCGTCCTTGTCCTCGGCGCGGTCATTGTTTGGGCGGCGAACCGTTCGCTGAAATATCTTTCACCGCTCACCCCGCGCCCCTCGCCGACTGGCAAAGGCAAACAAGGCACGCGCGAAGTCGTCTCGTTCACCGTCGGGCTTTTCATCATTGCCTATATCGCCTCCATTGTCGCCTCCATGACCATGTTCGACGCCGCGACAAAATTCAAACTGCGCATCCTTGCGCCGGTCTTCGTCGGTCTGCTTATCCTCCTCGTGTACGCCGGTATGCAACTGCGCGCAAAAAATAAAAATCTCGTCATCGCGCTCACGGTCATTTTCCTCGGCGTTTCCGCGCATGGTCAATTCAACACGGTCAACACGTGGGCAAAAAGCGGACTAGGGTACGCCTCCTTCCAATGGTACGATTCGGAAGCGATGGAATATTTGCGCGAACTGCCGAACGATGTTGCCATCTTCACCAACCAACCGGGCGCGGTCTATCTCTACACCGGGCGCGGCGCGCTCAGCCTGCCGACCGGTTACGATTCGGCGCGCGCCGAATCCATTCCGGGCTTTGATGAAGGTGTCGCACGTATGCAAGCCGAAATCAACGCGGGACGCGCCGTGCTCGCCATCTTCGACGATGGCAACAACATAGCGGACGAAGTGGATGCCCTCACCGCCGGTTTGAACCTCGCGCACAAATCGCAAGGCGATTCGATCTACACCAAACAACCGTAG